From the Lusitaniella coriacea LEGE 07157 genome, one window contains:
- a CDS encoding anhydro-N-acetylmuramic acid kinase, with amino-acid sequence MRVVGLISGTSVDGIDAALVDIEGMDSDLQVNFLAGETYPYAEDLRAQILAVGEGEPLSMEEFARLDRAIARQFSLAAQNIQRDHSPAHLIGSHGQTVFHQPPSPPSLGYSLQLGRGELIAHATGLPVVSNLRAADIAAGGQGAPLVSKIDLCLLGHQSTDRCVQNIGGIGNVTYLPARARAERETLICGWDTGPGNMLLDLAVQQLTNGRQTYDSEGSWAAQGTPCDPLVRQWLKQDFFQQKPPKSTGRELFGQTYLQQCQKDATVYSLSEADWLATLTELTVASIVRSYQAFLPQMPDEVLLCGGGSRNTYLKQRLQAQLASTTVLTTDEVGLNSEFKEAIAFAVLAYWKFELAFAGNLPQVTGAKQSKALGDVHYPTTETGQLEIK; translated from the coding sequence ATGAGAGTGGTGGGGTTGATCAGCGGCACGTCGGTGGATGGTATTGACGCGGCGTTGGTAGACATTGAAGGGATGGATAGCGATCTTCAGGTGAATTTCCTTGCGGGGGAGACTTATCCTTATGCCGAAGACCTTAGAGCGCAGATTTTGGCGGTGGGAGAGGGGGAACCCTTATCGATGGAAGAATTTGCTCGACTCGATCGCGCGATCGCGCGCCAATTTTCCCTCGCCGCACAAAACATTCAACGCGACCATTCTCCAGCCCACCTGATCGGTTCCCACGGACAAACCGTCTTCCACCAACCCCCTTCCCCCCCCTCCCTTGGGTATAGCCTGCAATTGGGACGCGGCGAACTGATTGCCCACGCAACCGGACTGCCCGTTGTCAGTAACTTGCGCGCCGCCGATATTGCCGCCGGGGGACAAGGCGCACCCCTCGTCTCCAAAATCGATCTTTGCCTCCTGGGTCATCAAAGTACAGACCGATGCGTGCAAAACATTGGGGGAATTGGGAATGTCACCTATTTACCCGCGCGCGCTCGCGCTGAGAGGGAAACTTTAATTTGTGGCTGGGACACAGGTCCTGGGAATATGCTCCTCGATTTAGCCGTCCAGCAACTCACCAACGGTCGCCAAACCTACGACTCAGAGGGCAGTTGGGCAGCCCAAGGCACACCCTGCGACCCGCTCGTGCGCCAGTGGTTAAAACAGGATTTTTTCCAACAAAAACCCCCAAAATCCACAGGAAGAGAATTATTTGGACAAACCTATCTCCAACAGTGCCAGAAAGATGCTACGGTTTATTCGTTGAGCGAAGCAGACTGGTTAGCCACCTTAACGGAATTAACAGTCGCTTCGATTGTTCGCAGCTATCAAGCTTTTCTGCCGCAAATGCCCGATGAAGTGCTGCTGTGTGGCGGAGGAAGCCGTAACACTTATCTCAAGCAGCGATTACAAGCTCAACTCGCATCTACTACCGTCCTCACAACCGATGAAGTCGGTCTGAATTCTGAATTTAAAGAAGCCATTGCCTTTGCCGTCCTCGCTTACTGGAAATTCGAGCTTGCCTTTGCGGGAAATCTGCCTCAAGTCACAGGAGCAAAACAATCCAAAGCCCTAGGAGACGTTCATTATCCAACGACCGAGACGGGGCAATTAGAGATAAAGTGA